In the Kitasatospora terrestris genome, one interval contains:
- a CDS encoding ABC transporter ATP-binding protein, with product MTESQGGARTDAHPAHPPGPIPFPVRRSLQRDDAPDDHEEIAITGSDPALPGGLPSAGTATPAVELRGITKRFPGVVANHDIDITVQRGTVHALMGENGAGKSTLMKILYGMQKPDEGTITINGEQVEFNTPGDAIDRGIGMVHQHFMLADNLTVWENVVLGGEKLHGIGAKAKAKIREISDQYGLGVRPDALVEDLGVADRQRVEILKVLYRGARILILDEPTAVLVPQEVDALFGNLRDLKAEGVTVIFISHKLHEVLSVADAISVIRRGTTVGDADPQSVTARQLAEMMVGAELPSPQTRESTVTTTEMLTVDALRIAKPDAEGIERVVLDDISLTIHKGEILGIAGVEGNGQAELVEAIMGMLPLDAGRVSLDGKDLTGALTRARREAGIGYIPEDRHRHGLLLEAPLWENRILGHVSETPNSKGPLLDPAGARKDTLRIVEEYDVRTPGIEVTAASLSGGNQQKLIIGREMSHSPKLLIAAHPTRGVDVGAQAQIWEQIRSAQREGLAVLLISADLDELIGLSDRIQVIYRGRLVADADPATVTAEDLGTAMTGAARGHIESEPDAVAEAQAVAAEGTETQSDGPTDTADDPQAGE from the coding sequence ATGACGGAGAGTCAGGGAGGGGCCCGGACGGATGCGCACCCCGCGCATCCCCCGGGCCCCATCCCGTTCCCCGTCCGTAGATCTCTCCAGCGCGACGATGCGCCAGACGACCACGAGGAGATCGCCATCACCGGCTCCGACCCCGCCCTCCCGGGCGGACTCCCCAGCGCGGGGACGGCGACACCGGCCGTCGAACTGCGCGGTATCACCAAGCGCTTCCCCGGCGTCGTGGCCAACCACGACATCGACATCACCGTGCAGCGCGGCACCGTGCACGCCCTGATGGGCGAGAACGGCGCGGGCAAGTCGACGCTGATGAAGATCCTCTACGGCATGCAGAAGCCGGACGAGGGCACCATCACCATCAACGGCGAGCAGGTCGAGTTCAACACCCCGGGCGACGCCATCGACCGCGGCATCGGCATGGTGCACCAGCACTTCATGCTCGCGGACAACCTCACCGTGTGGGAGAACGTCGTCCTCGGCGGCGAGAAGCTGCACGGGATAGGAGCCAAGGCCAAGGCGAAGATCCGCGAGATCTCCGACCAGTACGGCCTCGGGGTCAGGCCCGACGCCCTGGTCGAGGACCTCGGCGTGGCCGACCGCCAGCGCGTGGAGATCCTCAAGGTCCTCTACCGCGGGGCCCGGATCCTGATCCTGGACGAGCCCACCGCCGTCCTGGTGCCGCAGGAGGTCGACGCGCTCTTCGGCAACCTGCGCGACCTCAAGGCCGAGGGCGTCACCGTCATCTTCATCTCGCACAAGCTGCACGAGGTGCTCTCGGTCGCCGACGCGATCAGCGTGATCCGCCGCGGCACCACCGTCGGCGACGCCGACCCGCAGAGCGTCACCGCCCGCCAGCTGGCCGAGATGATGGTCGGCGCCGAGCTGCCCTCCCCGCAGACCCGCGAGTCGACCGTCACCACCACCGAGATGCTCACCGTCGACGCGCTGCGGATCGCCAAGCCGGACGCCGAGGGCATCGAGCGCGTGGTCCTCGACGACATCTCGCTGACCATCCACAAGGGCGAGATCCTCGGCATCGCCGGCGTCGAGGGCAACGGCCAGGCCGAACTGGTCGAGGCCATCATGGGCATGCTGCCGCTGGACGCCGGCCGCGTCTCGCTGGACGGCAAGGACCTCACCGGCGCCCTCACCCGGGCCCGCCGCGAGGCCGGCATCGGCTACATCCCCGAGGACCGCCACCGGCACGGCCTGCTGCTGGAGGCCCCGCTCTGGGAGAACCGGATCCTCGGCCACGTCTCCGAGACCCCCAACTCCAAGGGCCCGCTGCTCGACCCGGCCGGCGCCCGCAAGGACACCCTGCGGATCGTCGAGGAGTACGACGTCCGCACCCCCGGCATCGAGGTCACCGCGGCCTCCCTCTCCGGCGGCAACCAGCAGAAGCTGATCATCGGCCGCGAGATGAGCCACAGCCCCAAGCTGCTGATCGCCGCCCACCCGACCCGCGGCGTGGACGTCGGCGCGCAGGCGCAGATCTGGGAGCAGATCCGCTCCGCGCAGCGCGAGGGCCTCGCGGTGCTGCTGATCTCCGCCGACCTGGACGAGCTGATCGGCCTCTCCGACCGGATCCAGGTGATCTACCGCGGCCGCCTGGTCGCCGACGCCGACCCGGCCACCGTCACCGCGGAGGACCTGGGCACCGCGATGACCGGTGCGGCCCGCGGCCACATCGAGTCCGAGCCCGACGCGGTCGCCGAGGCCCAGGCCGTCGCCGCCGAGGGCACCGAGACCCAGTCCGACGGTCCGACCGACACCGCCGACGACCCGCAGGCGGGGGAGTAA
- a CDS encoding BMP family ABC transporter substrate-binding protein, whose amino-acid sequence MRRSMKLAAVVLSGSLGIASLAACGAKSDSTSGSSSATAGAGASGLKVGMAYDIGGRGDQSFNDSAARGLDKAKNELGATVYEAEAKTGEAETDKEQRLKDLVSSGYNPVIAVGFVYQDAVNKVAKDNPNVKFAIIDSASADQPTNVTSLTFSEEQGSYLAGVAAALKSTAKHVGFIGGVQSELIKKFEAGYVAGVHSVDPNMKVEVTYLTTPPDFSGFTDPGKGKQAAQGQLDKGADVIYSAAGSSGNGAIEAVAGANKWAIGVDSDQAAQPALQKYSARILTSMVKNVDVAVFKYIESVKNGNPITGVKNFDLKEGGVSLATTGGHIDDIKKQLDEAAAKITSGQTKIPTAPQG is encoded by the coding sequence TTGCGCCGTTCAATGAAGCTCGCCGCGGTTGTGCTCTCGGGTTCCCTGGGCATCGCCTCGCTCGCCGCTTGCGGCGCAAAGAGCGACTCGACCTCCGGTTCCTCTTCCGCCACCGCCGGCGCCGGTGCCTCCGGCCTCAAGGTCGGCATGGCCTACGACATCGGCGGCCGTGGCGACCAGTCGTTCAACGACTCCGCCGCCCGTGGTCTCGACAAGGCCAAGAACGAGCTGGGTGCCACGGTCTACGAGGCCGAGGCCAAGACCGGTGAGGCCGAGACCGACAAGGAGCAGCGTCTCAAGGACCTGGTCTCGTCGGGCTACAACCCGGTCATCGCCGTCGGCTTCGTCTACCAGGACGCGGTCAACAAGGTCGCGAAGGACAACCCGAACGTCAAGTTCGCGATCATCGACTCGGCGTCGGCCGACCAGCCGACCAACGTCACCTCGCTGACCTTCTCGGAGGAGCAGGGCTCCTACCTGGCCGGTGTCGCCGCCGCCCTGAAGTCCACCGCGAAGCACGTCGGCTTCATCGGTGGCGTCCAGTCCGAGCTGATCAAGAAGTTCGAGGCCGGCTACGTCGCGGGCGTCCACTCGGTCGACCCGAACATGAAGGTCGAGGTCACCTACCTCACCACCCCGCCGGACTTCTCGGGCTTCACCGACCCGGGCAAGGGCAAGCAGGCCGCCCAGGGCCAGCTCGACAAGGGCGCGGACGTCATCTACTCCGCCGCCGGCTCCTCCGGCAACGGCGCCATCGAGGCCGTCGCCGGCGCCAACAAGTGGGCCATCGGCGTCGACTCGGACCAGGCCGCCCAGCCGGCCCTGCAGAAGTACAGCGCCCGCATCCTCACCTCGATGGTGAAGAACGTCGACGTCGCGGTCTTCAAGTACATCGAGTCCGTGAAGAACGGCAACCCGATCACCGGTGTGAAGAACTTCGACCTGAAGGAGGGCGGCGTCTCGCTGGCCACCACCGGCGGTCACATCGACGACATCAAGAAGCAGCTGGACGAGGCGGCCGCGAAGATCACCTCCGGCCAGACCAAGATCCCGACCGCTCCGCAGGGCTGA
- a CDS encoding amidohydrolase, which produces MRARVRAHEAELIAFRRDLHRHPELGRQEFRTTRLLRERLLAAGLQPTVLPGGTGLLVDIVPAGTRPGTELLAFRADIDALPIDDTKTDAPYRSTLPGRAHACGHDVHTSVVLGTALVLARARAAGELKQPVRLIFQPAEEVMPGGALDVIKAGGMEGVGRIFAVHCDPKVQVGRVGLRVGAITSACDRVLLTLDGPGGHTARPHLTTDLVTAVAKLAADLPSAFSRRMDPRWGVSLVWGRIAAGSAPNVIPLHAELEGTVRCLELAGWREAPEVMDELVARIAETYRAKWTIDYHRGVPPVVNEQASIAQLEAAMTARFADGRGPVVEDTEQSLGGEDFSWYLEHAPGALARLGVRAPHEKGVRDLHQGDFDVDERAIAVGVELFSSLALEHGRI; this is translated from the coding sequence CTGCGCGCCCGGGTACGCGCCCACGAGGCCGAGTTGATCGCCTTCCGCCGTGACCTGCACCGGCACCCGGAGCTGGGCCGTCAGGAGTTCCGCACCACCCGGCTGCTGCGCGAGCGGCTGCTCGCCGCCGGGCTGCAGCCCACCGTGCTCCCCGGCGGCACCGGCCTGCTGGTCGACATCGTCCCGGCGGGCACCCGCCCCGGCACGGAGCTGCTGGCGTTCCGCGCGGACATCGACGCGCTGCCGATCGACGACACCAAGACGGACGCGCCGTACCGCTCCACCCTGCCCGGCCGGGCCCACGCCTGCGGGCACGACGTGCACACCTCGGTGGTGCTCGGCACCGCCCTGGTGCTGGCCCGGGCCCGGGCGGCGGGCGAGCTGAAGCAGCCGGTCCGGCTGATCTTCCAGCCCGCCGAGGAGGTGATGCCCGGCGGCGCGCTGGACGTGATCAAGGCCGGCGGGATGGAGGGCGTCGGGCGGATCTTCGCCGTGCACTGCGACCCCAAGGTGCAGGTCGGCCGGGTCGGGCTGCGGGTCGGCGCGATCACCTCGGCCTGCGACCGGGTGCTGCTCACCCTGGACGGGCCCGGCGGCCACACCGCCCGCCCGCACCTGACCACCGACCTGGTCACCGCGGTCGCCAAGCTGGCCGCGGACCTGCCGTCCGCGTTCTCCCGGCGGATGGACCCGCGCTGGGGCGTCTCGCTGGTCTGGGGCCGGATCGCGGCCGGCTCCGCGCCGAACGTCATCCCGCTCCACGCCGAGCTGGAGGGCACCGTCCGCTGCCTGGAGCTGGCCGGCTGGCGGGAGGCGCCGGAGGTGATGGACGAGCTGGTCGCCCGGATCGCCGAGACCTACCGGGCCAAGTGGACCATCGACTACCACCGCGGGGTGCCGCCGGTGGTCAACGAGCAGGCGTCGATCGCCCAGCTGGAGGCGGCGATGACCGCCCGCTTCGCCGACGGCCGCGGCCCGGTGGTGGAGGACACCGAGCAGAGCCTCGGCGGCGAGGACTTCTCCTGGTACCTGGAGCACGCGCCGGGCGCGCTGGCCCGGCTCGGCGTCCGCGCCCCGCACGAGAAGGGCGTCCGGGACCTGCACCAGGGCGACTTCGACGTGGACGAGCGGGCCATCGCGGTGGGTGTGGAACTGTTCTCCTCGCTGGCCCTGGAGCACGGCCGGATCTGA
- a CDS encoding S53 family peptidase — protein sequence MPIARHRLAGLAAPLTAALVLGTIGLAAPAGAAPAGAATAAPTAKELTGTHPAWATAQADAGAVPDSAPGSARIYLAGRDRDALAALARAVSDPSSPAYGKYLGDADAEDRFGATAEQVEAVTAWVTGAGLTVDAGTPHYLQVSGTTGALSRAFGTGFRSYRTADGLHRAPAQDATVPPAAAGAVLAVSGLSDAVRPNLSHAVPVREAEQRARAAAAGPDRKQPATLPTVPTCSEDGYGSKTAKGAPEGYEKNEPFAPCSYVPSQLRKAYGVTDAKVSGKGARIAIIDAYGLPTMEQDAGRFATLHGDRPFAPGQYTEYVTPEKWVHQDECGGADGWAGEEALDVEMAHGLAPDAQVVYVGGNSCYDDDLYDAMAKVVDGHLADVVSNSWGEIMHGTGGDLDPAVVAADNQLFQLGAVTGIGFTFSSGDCGDSSPGAAATGVNCQADTSQAQADWPSASPWVTSVGGTALQLADKAGHYGHEVSMGDRRSVLSADQKSWTPFPGNFYFGGGGGVSKDFAQPWYQHGVVPDSVSHTAADGTPSATPLRATPDVAMSGDLVAATLVGYTSGGTYSEGGYGGTSVSAPEFAAMVADAIDARGGRAIGFANPYLYDRAGTGAFRDVDDAKVHTKLGNVVDLGEVNGVLKVRLYKIASDYGLTATRGYDTATGLGTPGGSFFRR from the coding sequence GTGCCCATCGCACGCCACCGGCTCGCCGGACTGGCCGCGCCGCTGACCGCGGCCCTGGTCCTGGGAACCATCGGGCTGGCCGCCCCGGCCGGCGCCGCCCCGGCCGGCGCCGCCACCGCCGCGCCGACCGCCAAGGAACTCACCGGCACCCACCCCGCCTGGGCCACCGCCCAGGCCGACGCGGGCGCCGTACCGGACTCCGCCCCGGGCAGCGCCCGGATCTACCTGGCCGGCCGCGACCGGGACGCGCTCGCCGCGCTCGCCCGCGCCGTCTCCGACCCCTCCTCCCCCGCGTACGGGAAGTACCTCGGCGACGCCGACGCCGAGGACCGGTTCGGCGCCACCGCCGAGCAGGTCGAGGCGGTCACCGCCTGGGTGACCGGCGCCGGCCTGACCGTGGACGCCGGCACCCCGCACTACCTGCAGGTCTCCGGCACCACCGGAGCGCTGTCCCGCGCCTTCGGCACCGGCTTCCGCAGCTACCGCACCGCCGACGGGCTGCACCGCGCCCCGGCGCAGGACGCCACCGTGCCCCCGGCCGCCGCCGGCGCGGTGCTCGCCGTCAGCGGGCTCAGCGACGCGGTCCGGCCGAACCTCTCGCACGCGGTCCCGGTCCGCGAGGCCGAGCAGCGCGCCCGGGCCGCGGCCGCCGGCCCGGACCGCAAGCAGCCCGCCACCCTGCCGACCGTCCCCACCTGCTCCGAGGACGGCTACGGCTCGAAGACCGCCAAGGGCGCGCCCGAGGGCTACGAGAAGAACGAGCCCTTCGCCCCCTGCTCGTACGTCCCGAGCCAGCTCCGCAAGGCCTACGGCGTGACCGACGCCAAGGTCTCCGGCAAGGGCGCCCGGATCGCGATCATCGACGCCTACGGCCTGCCCACCATGGAGCAGGACGCCGGCCGCTTCGCGACCCTGCACGGCGACCGGCCGTTCGCGCCGGGCCAGTACACCGAGTACGTCACCCCGGAGAAGTGGGTCCACCAGGACGAGTGCGGCGGCGCCGACGGCTGGGCCGGCGAGGAGGCGCTCGACGTCGAGATGGCCCACGGCCTCGCCCCCGACGCCCAGGTGGTCTACGTCGGCGGCAACTCCTGCTACGACGACGACCTCTACGACGCCATGGCCAAGGTGGTCGACGGCCACCTCGCCGACGTGGTCTCCAACTCCTGGGGCGAGATCATGCACGGCACCGGAGGGGACCTCGACCCCGCCGTGGTCGCCGCCGACAACCAGCTCTTCCAGCTCGGCGCGGTCACCGGCATCGGCTTCACCTTCTCCTCCGGCGACTGCGGCGACAGCTCCCCCGGCGCCGCCGCCACCGGCGTCAACTGCCAGGCCGACACCAGCCAGGCGCAGGCCGACTGGCCCTCCGCCTCCCCCTGGGTCACCTCGGTCGGCGGCACCGCGCTGCAGCTCGCCGACAAGGCCGGCCACTACGGCCACGAGGTCTCGATGGGCGACCGGCGCTCGGTCCTCTCCGCCGACCAGAAGTCCTGGACGCCCTTCCCCGGCAACTTCTACTTCGGCGGTGGCGGCGGCGTCTCCAAGGACTTCGCCCAGCCCTGGTACCAGCACGGCGTCGTCCCCGACTCCGTCTCGCACACCGCGGCCGACGGCACCCCGTCCGCCACGCCGCTGCGCGCCACCCCCGACGTCGCGATGAGCGGCGACCTGGTCGCCGCCACCCTGGTCGGCTACACCTCCGGCGGCACCTACAGCGAGGGCGGCTACGGCGGCACCTCGGTCTCCGCGCCCGAGTTCGCGGCGATGGTCGCCGACGCGATCGACGCCCGCGGCGGCCGCGCGATCGGCTTCGCCAACCCGTACCTCTACGACCGGGCCGGCACCGGCGCCTTCCGCGACGTCGACGACGCCAAGGTGCACACCAAGCTCGGCAACGTGGTCGACCTCGGCGAGGTCAACGGCGTCCTCAAGGTCCGCCTGTACAAGATCGCCTCCGACTACGGCCTGACCGCGACCCGCGGCTACGACACCGCCACCGGCCTCGGCACCCCGGGCGGATCCTTCTTCCGCCGCTGA
- a CDS encoding SDR family oxidoreductase: protein MSEQKVAVVTGASSGIGAATARRLAADGFQVVLTARRTERIEALAKEIGGRAYTVDVTDRAAVDAFAAEVGRVDVLVNNAGGAIGAETVEAGDPADWLAMYEVNVLGVLHVTQALLPALRATGDGTVLVMSSTAALAAYEGGGGYVAAKHAAHTIAATLRLELCGEPIRVIEIAPGMVKSEGFAVTRFRGDEDKAAAVYAGVAEPLTSEDIADTVSWAVTRPSHVNIDLLVVRPRAQAANHKVHRER, encoded by the coding sequence ATGAGCGAGCAGAAGGTGGCCGTGGTCACCGGGGCCAGCAGCGGCATCGGCGCGGCGACCGCGCGGCGGCTGGCGGCGGACGGCTTCCAGGTGGTGCTGACGGCCCGCCGGACCGAGCGGATCGAGGCGCTGGCCAAGGAGATCGGCGGCCGCGCGTACACCGTGGACGTCACCGACCGGGCCGCGGTGGACGCCTTCGCCGCCGAGGTCGGCCGGGTGGACGTGCTGGTCAACAACGCGGGCGGCGCGATCGGCGCGGAGACCGTGGAGGCGGGCGACCCGGCGGACTGGCTGGCCATGTACGAGGTCAACGTGCTCGGCGTGCTGCACGTGACGCAGGCGCTGCTGCCGGCGCTGCGCGCGACCGGCGACGGCACGGTGCTGGTGATGTCCTCGACCGCCGCGCTGGCCGCGTACGAGGGCGGCGGCGGGTACGTGGCGGCGAAGCACGCCGCGCACACCATCGCCGCGACGCTGCGCCTGGAGCTGTGCGGGGAGCCGATCCGGGTGATCGAGATCGCCCCGGGCATGGTGAAGTCGGAGGGCTTCGCGGTCACCCGCTTCCGCGGCGACGAGGACAAGGCGGCGGCGGTCTACGCGGGCGTGGCGGAGCCGCTCACCTCCGAGGACATCGCGGACACCGTCTCCTGGGCAGTGACCCGGCCGAGCCACGTCAACATCGACCTGCTGGTGGTCCGCCCCCGCGCCCAGGCCGCCAACCACAAGGTGCACCGCGAGCGCTGA
- a CDS encoding 2-oxo-4-hydroxy-4-carboxy-5-ureidoimidazoline decarboxylase: MLACCGSHRWALRLTAHRPYPDIESLLAAASEASYDLRPADLAEALADESWMPQPLLGMRAPGSQAAHTALRAAHAAYEARFGHVFVVSLDGVEPEEMLDGVLTSIRTRLANDPDEERLVASEELRRIALTRLEHLVATHAAAGKR, encoded by the coding sequence CTGCTCGCCTGCTGCGGCAGTCACCGGTGGGCCCTGCGGCTCACCGCACACCGGCCGTACCCCGACATAGAGTCCCTGCTCGCCGCCGCCAGCGAGGCGTCGTACGACCTGCGGCCGGCCGACCTGGCCGAGGCGCTGGCCGACGAGAGCTGGATGCCGCAGCCGCTGCTCGGCATGCGCGCCCCCGGGAGCCAGGCGGCGCACACCGCCCTGCGGGCCGCGCACGCCGCGTACGAGGCCCGGTTCGGCCACGTCTTCGTGGTCTCCCTCGACGGGGTGGAGCCGGAGGAGATGCTCGACGGCGTGCTCACCTCGATCCGCACCCGGCTCGCCAACGACCCGGACGAGGAGCGCCTGGTCGCCTCGGAGGAGCTGCGCCGGATCGCGCTGACCCGCCTGGAGCACCTGGTGGCCACCCACGCGGCGGCCGGCAAGCGCTGA
- the sdhC gene encoding succinate dehydrogenase, cytochrome b556 subunit yields the protein MPAGTLYRGREGMWSWVAHRVTGVLIFFFLFAHVLDTALVRVSPEDYDTVIATYKTWYVNLMEYGLSAAILFHALNGLRVVAVDFWAKGPKYQKQMLWTVVGVWVVLMAGAFYPILQHTLRTWFGG from the coding sequence GTGCCGGCTGGAACGCTGTACCGCGGCCGGGAAGGCATGTGGAGCTGGGTGGCTCACCGAGTCACCGGCGTCCTCATCTTCTTCTTCCTTTTCGCGCACGTCCTCGACACCGCCTTGGTGCGGGTGTCGCCCGAGGATTACGACACCGTCATCGCGACCTACAAGACCTGGTACGTGAACCTGATGGAGTACGGCCTGAGCGCCGCCATCCTGTTCCACGCACTGAACGGCCTGCGGGTCGTGGCGGTCGACTTCTGGGCCAAGGGCCCGAAGTACCAGAAGCAGATGCTCTGGACCGTCGTGGGTGTCTGGGTCGTCCTGATGGCCGGCGCCTTCTACCCGATCCTCCAGCACACCCTTCGCACCTGGTTCGGGGGCTGA
- the sdhD gene encoding succinate dehydrogenase, hydrophobic membrane anchor protein, with translation MSETKDVIVPSLQAHTGQGLGTGNPADAFVVEPARTRSKKTPRRTRTNFEMLAWLFMRLSGVVLVVLVLGHLLINLVLDGGVSKISFAFVAGRWASPFWQVWDLLMLWLAMLHGANGMRTVINDYAEKDSTRLWLKGLLGVATVFTVLLGTLVIFTFDPNI, from the coding sequence ATGTCTGAGACCAAGGACGTGATCGTCCCCTCCCTGCAGGCCCACACGGGCCAGGGCCTGGGGACGGGCAACCCGGCCGACGCCTTCGTCGTCGAGCCGGCCCGCACGCGGAGCAAGAAGACCCCGCGCCGCACCCGCACCAACTTCGAGATGCTCGCCTGGCTGTTCATGCGCCTGTCGGGTGTCGTCCTGGTGGTGCTGGTCCTCGGCCACCTGCTGATCAACCTCGTCCTCGACGGCGGCGTCTCCAAGATCAGCTTCGCCTTCGTGGCCGGCCGCTGGGCCTCGCCGTTCTGGCAGGTCTGGGACCTCCTGATGCTGTGGCTGGCGATGCTGCACGGTGCCAACGGCATGCGCACCGTCATCAACGACTACGCGGAGAAGGACTCCACTCGTCTGTGGCTGAAGGGCCTCCTGGGTGTCGCGACCGTGTTCACGGTCCTGCTCGGCACCCTGGTGATCTTCACCTTCGACCCGAACATCTGA
- the sdhA gene encoding succinate dehydrogenase flavoprotein subunit, with protein sequence MQIHQYDTVIVGAGGAGMRAAIESTKRSRTAVLTKLYPTRSHTGAAQGGMCAALANVEEDNWEWHTFDTVKGGDYLVDQDAAEIMCKEAIDAVLDLEKMGLPFSRTDQGRIDQRRFGGHTRNHGEAPVRRSCYAADRTGHMILQTLFQNCVKEGVEFFNEFYVLDLLLNEGKTAGVVAYELATGEIHVFQAKAVVFASGGTGKMFKVTSNAHTLTGDGQAVALRRGLPLEDMEFFQFHPTGIWRMGILLTEGARGEGGILRNKDGERFMERYAPVMKDLASRDVCSRAIYTEIREGRGCGPDGDHVYLDLTHIEPEQLDAKLPDITEFARTYLGIEPYTDPIPIQPTAHYAMGGIPTNVEGEVLANNTDIVPGLYAAGEVACVSVHGANRLGTNSLLDINVFGRRAGIAAAEYAEGAEFVELPADPGALVQNMVDQLRESTGTESVAQIRKELQESMDTNASVYRTGKTLEQAVQDIAALKERFKNVAIQDKGMRYNTDLLEAIELGNLLDLAEVLAVSALAREESRGGHFREDFPKRDDVKFMQHTMAYQEVAADGSTSIRLDYKPVVTTRYQPMERKY encoded by the coding sequence ATGCAGATTCACCAGTACGACACTGTCATCGTCGGCGCCGGCGGCGCGGGCATGCGCGCGGCCATCGAGTCGACCAAGCGCAGCCGCACGGCGGTGCTGACCAAGCTCTACCCCACCCGGTCCCACACCGGCGCGGCCCAGGGCGGCATGTGCGCCGCCCTCGCCAACGTCGAGGAGGACAACTGGGAGTGGCACACCTTCGACACGGTCAAGGGCGGTGACTACCTGGTCGACCAGGACGCCGCCGAGATCATGTGCAAGGAGGCCATCGACGCCGTCCTCGACCTGGAGAAGATGGGTCTCCCCTTCTCCCGGACCGACCAGGGCCGGATCGACCAGCGGCGCTTCGGCGGCCACACCCGCAACCACGGCGAGGCCCCGGTCCGCCGGTCCTGCTACGCGGCCGACCGCACCGGTCACATGATCCTCCAGACGCTGTTCCAGAACTGCGTCAAGGAGGGCGTGGAGTTCTTCAACGAGTTCTACGTCCTCGACCTGCTGCTCAACGAGGGCAAGACCGCGGGCGTCGTCGCCTACGAGCTGGCCACCGGCGAGATCCACGTCTTCCAGGCCAAGGCCGTGGTGTTCGCCTCCGGCGGCACCGGCAAGATGTTCAAGGTCACCTCGAACGCCCACACCCTGACCGGTGACGGCCAGGCGGTGGCGCTGCGCCGCGGCCTGCCGCTGGAGGACATGGAGTTCTTCCAGTTCCACCCGACGGGCATCTGGCGGATGGGCATCCTGCTCACCGAGGGCGCCCGCGGCGAGGGCGGCATCCTGCGCAACAAGGACGGCGAGCGCTTCATGGAGCGCTACGCCCCCGTCATGAAGGACCTCGCGTCCCGTGACGTCTGCTCCCGCGCGATCTACACCGAGATCCGCGAGGGTCGCGGCTGCGGTCCGGACGGCGACCACGTCTACCTGGACCTCACCCACATCGAGCCGGAGCAGCTGGACGCCAAGCTGCCGGACATCACCGAGTTCGCGCGCACCTACCTCGGCATCGAGCCCTACACGGACCCGATCCCGATCCAGCCGACCGCGCACTACGCCATGGGCGGCATCCCGACCAACGTCGAGGGCGAGGTGCTGGCCAACAACACCGACATCGTCCCCGGCCTGTACGCCGCCGGCGAGGTCGCCTGCGTGTCGGTGCACGGTGCCAACCGCCTGGGCACCAACTCGCTGCTGGACATCAACGTGTTCGGCCGCCGCGCGGGCATCGCCGCCGCCGAGTACGCCGAGGGCGCCGAGTTCGTCGAGCTCCCGGCCGACCCGGGCGCGCTGGTCCAGAACATGGTCGACCAGCTCCGCGAGTCCACCGGTACCGAGTCGGTCGCGCAGATCCGCAAGGAGCTGCAGGAGTCCATGGACACCAACGCGTCCGTGTACCGCACCGGCAAGACCCTGGAGCAGGCCGTCCAGGACATCGCCGCCCTCAAGGAGCGCTTCAAGAACGTGGCGATCCAGGACAAGGGCATGCGGTACAACACCGACCTGCTGGAGGCCATCGAGCTGGGCAACCTGCTCGACCTGGCCGAGGTGCTGGCCGTCTCCGCGCTGGCCCGCGAGGAGTCCCGCGGCGGTCACTTCCGCGAGGACTTCCCGAAGCGCGACGACGTGAAGTTCATGCAGCACACCATGGCGTACCAGGAGGTCGCCGCCGACGGCTCCACCTCCATCCGCCTCGACTACAAGCCGGTCGTCACGACCCGCTACCAGCCGATGGAGCGTAAGTACTGA
- a CDS encoding succinate dehydrogenase iron-sulfur subunit, whose product MSTPTVEQHSAALDAAEAGSTQLINVTLRIRRFNPEEHPDPVWVDYQLLMDPKERVLDALNKVKWEQDGTLTYRRSCAHGICGSDAMRINGRNRLACKTLIKDVNPEKPITIEAIKGLAVLKDLIVDMDPFFQAYKDVMPFLITKGNDPTRERLQSQEDRERFDDTTKCILCAACTSSCPVFWNDGQYFGPAAIVNAHRFIFDSRDEGGEQRLEILNDREGVWRCRTTFNCSEACPRGIEVTKAIQEVKRALVTRRF is encoded by the coding sequence ATGAGCACCCCGACTGTCGAGCAGCACTCGGCCGCTCTGGACGCGGCCGAGGCGGGCTCCACCCAGCTGATCAACGTCACCCTGCGGATCCGCCGGTTCAACCCGGAGGAGCACCCGGACCCGGTGTGGGTCGACTACCAGCTGCTGATGGACCCCAAGGAGCGCGTCCTGGACGCCCTCAACAAGGTCAAGTGGGAGCAGGACGGCACCCTGACGTACCGCCGCTCGTGCGCCCACGGCATCTGCGGCTCGGACGCCATGCGGATCAACGGCCGCAACCGGCTGGCCTGCAAGACCCTGATCAAGGACGTCAACCCGGAGAAGCCGATCACGATCGAGGCCATCAAGGGCCTCGCGGTCCTCAAGGACCTGATCGTCGACATGGACCCGTTCTTCCAGGCGTACAAGGACGTCATGCCGTTCCTCATCACCAAGGGGAACGACCCGACCCGCGAGCGCCTGCAGTCGCAGGAGGACCGCGAGCGGTTCGACGACACCACCAAGTGCATCCTGTGCGCCGCGTGCACCTCGTCGTGCCCGGTGTTCTGGAACGACGGCCAGTACTTCGGCCCGGCGGCGATCGTCAACGCGCACCGCTTCATCTTCGACTCGCGCGACGAGGGCGGCGAGCAGCGCCTGGAGATCCTGAACGACCGTGAGGGCGTGTGGCGCTGCCGCACCACCTTCAACTGCTCGGAGGCCTGCCCGCGCGGCATCGAGGTCACCAAGGCGATCCAGGAGGTGAAGCGCGCGCTCGTCACGCGTCGCTTCTAG